A stretch of Gallus gallus isolate bGalGal1 chromosome 2, bGalGal1.mat.broiler.GRCg7b, whole genome shotgun sequence DNA encodes these proteins:
- the ARL4A gene encoding ADP-ribosylation factor-like protein 4A, with translation MGNGLSDQTPILSSLPSFQCFHIVILGLDSAGKTTVLYRLQFNEFVNTVPTKGFNTEKIKVTLGNSKTVTFHFWDVGGQEKLRPLWKSYTRCTDGIVFVVDSVDVERMEEAKTELHKITRISENQGVPVLIVANKQDLRNSLSLSEIEKMLAMSELSSSTPWHLQPTCAIIGDGLKEGLEKLYDMIIKRRKMLRQQKKKR, from the coding sequence ATGGGGAATGGACTCTCGGATCAGACGCCGATCCTGTCCAGCCTACCTTCTTTCCAATGCTTCCATATTGTGATCTTGGGGCTGGATTCCGCTGGGAAGACGACCGTGCTGTACAGGCTGCAGTTCAATGAGTTCGTCAACACCGTCCCCACGAAAGGATTTAATACGGAGAAAATCAAAGTGACTCTGGGCAACTCGAAAACGGTCACGTTCCACTTCTGGGATGTGGGCGGCCAGGAGAAGCTGCGGCCGCTGTGGAAGTCGTACACGAGGTGCACCGATGGTATTGTGTTTGTGGTGGACTCTGTCGACGTCGAGAGAATGGAGGAGGCCAAAACTGAACTTCACAAAATCACGCGGATATCTGAAAATCAAGGAGTGCCTGTCCTTATAGTCGCTAACAAGCAGGACTTgagaaactctctctctctttctgaaaTAGAGAAGATGTTAGCGATGAGCGAGCTGAGTTCTTCGACTCCCTGGCATTTGCAGCCAACCTGTGCAATCATTGGAGATGGACTCAAAGAGGGACTGGAAAAACTATACGATATGATAATTAAGCGAAGGAAAATGTTgaggcagcagaaaaagaagagatga